The sequence GGACATCAAAATTAGCAACGTCTATATTACTACTCAACCTTGTACAATTAGCAGCAGTGATGCTGATGATCATCGGACTGGACTTTTGGAATCCAGATTTCATGGTTGAATTAACACAGGCAGGCTTGCTTAATGAAGGAAGCGATGCCTATCAAACGGTAAGTTCTATTTGGGAAAATGCCACTTTATTCATTTTTATATTGATGGTCATTGGACTAATTTTGGAACTGGTAGAAGGGTTTATCAAAGTGAACAGAAGTAAATAGATTATATTTACTGGTCATCTAAATGGAGTCTTGGGCAAAAAATTTAAAACTAAGAAAAATCTGGCGTAACCTCCCCGGTTTTAATTGACATCAATTATATACAACTACCTTTAATATGGATTATGTTAACTAGCCATCGCTAGCCAAGCATCCATATTGAGCTATTTAATGTGCTAGAATACCGCTCCGTCCAACCACTTCGCGTCCTGCGGGGCACAGCTGAAGCTAGGCTCACAGGACGCGGAGCCTATTTCCGTAGCTTTGCTAAGCAGATAAATTATATCAAAATTACCACAATATCAGACAGTTCCACTTTATATAATCCATATTATAGGAACGAAACTTCATATCAGCTATGACTGCACTTATATACTCTCTAACTAATAAAACAAAAGCCGAACCTAACATAAACATTGATTAATCAACGGTCATGCTAGGTTCGGCTTTTTTATGCTGCATCTATATACTGCGACTTTATTCTACAATACTTTACTCAAAAATGCTTTCGTACGATCATGCTGTGGGTTCTCGAAGATTTGCTTTGGTTCGTTTTCTTCGATTACGTAACCCTCATCCATGAAGATAACACGATCGCCGACTTCACGGGCAAAGCCCATTTCGTGCGTAACGACAACCATGGTCATGCCTTCTTCTGCAAGCTGCTTCATGACCCCTAATACTTCTCCGACCATTTCCGGGTCCAATGCAGATGTCGGTTCATCGAATAACATTACTTTCGGTTCCATTCCCAATGCTCTTGCAATAGCGACACGCTGTTTTTGTCCGCCTGATAATGACTCTGGATAAACCGTTGCCTTATCTAACAAACCGACTTTTTGCAGCAAGTCCTTCGCCTTTTTTTCTGCTTCCTGTTTGCCCCATTTTTTTACAGTCATAATCGGGAGCGTGATGTTGTCTAATACCGTCTTATGAGGGAAAAGGTTAAACTGCTGAAACACCATTCCAACTTCTGCACGTAGTTTATTAATATCGACACCTTTCCCGGTTAATTCCTGTCCATCAATTGTCACTG is a genomic window of Gracilibacillus salinarum containing:
- a CDS encoding amino acid ABC transporter ATP-binding protein produces the protein MISVRNLKKSFGDLEVLKDISVDIDQQEVVVVIGPSGSGKSTFLRCLNLIESVTDGTVTIDGQELTGKGVDINKLRAEVGMVFQQFNLFPHKTVLDNITLPIMTVKKWGKQEAEKKAKDLLQKVGLLDKATVYPESLSGGQKQRVAIARALGMEPKVMLFDEPTSALDPEMVGEVLGVMKQLAEEGMTMVVVTHEMGFAREVGDRVIFMDEGYVIEENEPKQIFENPQHDRTKAFLSKVL